A region of Vespula vulgaris chromosome 1, iyVesVulg1.1, whole genome shotgun sequence DNA encodes the following proteins:
- the LOC127062956 gene encoding uncharacterized protein LOC127062956 isoform X38, producing the protein MWRIICLITTFLTFGYGFSDPSDNTSEAFPLEYELEIQDSYTFHLFKCEEVGNFPHPLNCKLFYECSLYKHGRYRRFLRKCKIGFVFSTNLGKCTYPQESGRPECSGKGILTTPSRPTKHPSSKITKVPTHRTTTRKNKTHLKTTILPTLPPKIECLAEGFMAHPTDCAKYYVCISRINNTFQVFEMKCKLGTIWDREKEICSHRWKVRNPRCGPYITDEPTTRSTEDVTKATQHSTHKLITEILTSTSIQQTTGLTTGTVTQTSAHSVSTEATVTIPPSSTDARTDKSTEPVTQTTELTPKSMTETITHSSVKPSTILPTSPSTKVITETRSPSSAESSTDLLVGTSTESLTETADVSTSTPVTQKGSSSSEKSSTDRASSTKIDPSSVEPSTKSLTSTSTPVGTLTAKSSTLTTVTEAVTSSSIKPATDLLVGTSTESVTGTSGLSTSTQENETVRPSSVEPSTDLLTSTSTPAGTVTVEHSTLPPVTQTVTSSSDKSSTDLLVGTTTESVSKTSGLSTSTSENETVRPSSIEPSTDLLTSTNVPPSTVTAEHTTRTSEKETTEHTTVDPSTKIIVVTSTIIVTENPQHPTNTTENETVSPSSVEPSTDLLTSTSTPRGSVTVEHSTLPPVTQTVTSSSVKSSTDLPVGPTTETITETTGLSSSTPESETVRPSSREPSTELSTSTNTPRGTVTVEHSTLPPVTQTVTSSSAATSTDLTVGPTTETITKTTGLSSSTPESETVRPSSREPSTELSTSTNTPRGTVTVEHSTLPQVTQTATSSSVKSSTDLLVGTTTESVTGTTGLSSSTSEKETVRSSSVEPSTDLLTSTSTPRGSVTVEHSTLPPVTQTVTSSSVKSSTDLPVGPTTETITETTGLSSSTPESETVRPSSREPSTELSTSTNTPRGTVTVEHSTLPPVTQTVTSSSVKSSTDLLVGTTTESVTGTTGLSSSTSEKETVRPSSVEPSTDLLTSTSTPRGTVTVEHSTLPPVTQTVTSSSVKSSTDLPVGPTTETITETTGLSSSTPESETVRPSSREPSTELSTSTNTPRGTVTVEHSTLPPVTQTVTSSSVKSSTDLLVGTTTESVTGTTGLSSSTSEKETVRPSSVEPSTDLLTSTSTPRGTVTVEHSTLPQVTQTVTSSSAATSTDLTVGPTTETITETTGLSSSTPESETVRPSSREPSTELSTSTNTPRGTVTVEHSTLPPVTQTATSSSLKPATDLLVGTTTESVTETSGLSRSTPENETVRPSSLEPSTELLTSTSTPRDTVTVEHSTLPPVTQTVTSSSAATSTDLTVGPTTESVTGTTGLSSSTSEKETVRPSSVEPSTNLLTSTSTSAGTVTVEHSTLPPVTQTATSSSLKPATDLLVGTTTESVTETSGLSRSTPENETVRPSSLEPSTELLTSTSTPRDTVTVEHSTLPPVTQTVTSSSAATSTDLTVGPTTESVTGTTGLSSSTSEKETVRPSSVEPSTDLLTSTSTSTSTVTFEHSTFTPVTQTVTSSLETSTYLSTASNTNPLTETAEPSTHSPVTDTRSSSSINSSTAPSRSTTSESVPETTDLSTHISLTESVFTTSPESSTNLISVSTAGTISSTIESSTNVNSVKLSSTSESPMDKTVCTTLGFFPNPNDCSKFFRCVQVDDVFTRIDFVCPDETVWDQELLRCNSVSVSHSNCKNSPPDIDDEPDMSGDDNMCPIGKLSGDQIALVCPTGFRKHPKYCNIFYQCTSESNLDINIALFACPEGTIYNHNEMQCVFASTANYRMFGCKNVLLNPMANSVPILTVPSTQLCPSEGSFSYHPGCSNAYFKCKRNRKGLLQGYLYKCPVDYVFSPFSRNCEPAKYFPLCLNPTQNFQTNSYSSGLYLTHHNIFYIGKQLS; encoded by the exons atgtGGAGGATCATCTGCCTTATAACTACTTTTTTAACGTTCGGATACGGTTTTTCTGATCCATCTGACAATACGTCTGAAGCTTTTCCACTGGAATACG AACTTGAAATACAAGATAGTTACACCTTCCATTTGTTCAAATGCGAGGAAGTGGGTAACTTTCCTCATCCTCTCAATTGCAAATTGTTTTATGAGTGTAGTTTATACAAGCATGGACGTTACCGTCGTTTCCTTCGTAAATGCAAGATAGGATTTGTCTTTTCGACAAATTTAGGCAAATGTACTTATCCTCAAGAAAGTGGGAGACCAGAATGCAGTGGTAAAGGAATCTTAACGACACCATCACGGCCTACAA AACATCCTTCATCTAAAATAACTAAAGTGCCCACGCATCGAACTACTACACGCAAAAATAAAACGCATTTAAAAACTACTATCTTACCGACTTTGCCACCGAAAATAGAGTGCCTTGCGGAAGGTTTCATGGCACATCCTACGGATTGTGCGAAatattacgtatgtatttcgCGAATCAATAATACATTTCAAGTCTTTGAAATGAAATGTAAACTTGGGACAATATGGgatcgagaaaaggaaatttgCAGCCATCGTTGGAAAGTACGAAACCCTCGTTGTGGCCCATATATTACAG ATGAACCAACTACTAGAAGTACTGAGGATGTTACCAAGGCTACACAGCATTCTACACATAAGCTAATAACTGAAATTCTTACGTCTACATCGATTCAACAAACAACAG GTTTAACTACTGGAACTGTTACTCAAACATCAGCGCATTCTGTAAGTACAGAAGCTACTGTAACAATTCCACCTTCATCGACTGATGCAAGAACTGATAAAAGTACTGAACCTGTTACTCAGACCACAGAATTAACACCTAAATCAATGACTGAGACAATTACACATTCATCAGTTAAACCATCGACAATCCTACCAACCAGTCCGAGTACTAAAGTCATTACAGAAACTAGATCGCCTTCATCGGCTGAATCCTCCACAGACCTATTAGTTGGGACAAGTACTGAATCTCTAACAGAGACTGCAGATGTGTCAACAAGTACACCAGTAACTCAAAAAGGTTCTTCATCGTCAGAGAAATCATCGACAGATCGAGCGTCTAGCACAAAAATTGATCCTTCATCGGTAGAACCATCGACAAAATCATTGACAAGTACAAGTACTCCAGTTGGCACGCTAACGGCAAAGTCTTCTACACTTACAACAGTAACAGAAGCTGTAACGTCTTCATCCATTAAGCCAGCAACAGATCTACTAGTTGGAACAAGTACTGAAAGTGTTACCGGAACTTCTGGGCTTTCAACGAGTACACAAGAAAATGAGACAGTTCGTCCATCTTCGGTTGAGCCATCCACAGATCTTTTGACGAGTACAAGTACTCCAGCAGGCACTGTAACAGTTGAGCATTCTACACTTCCACCAGTAACACAAACAGTAACGTCTTCATCCGATAAATCGTCTACAGATCTACTAGTTGGAACAACTACTGAAAGTGTTAGCAAAACTTCCGGACTTTCGACGAGTACATCAGAAAATGAGACAGTTCGACCTTCTTCAATTGAGCCATCTACAGACCTATTGACAAGTACAAATGTACCACCTAGTACCGTTACGGCAGAGCATACTACAAGGACatcggaaaaagaaacaacagaaCATACAACTGTTGACCCATCCACTAAAATAATAGTTGTTACAAGTACCATTATTGTCACTGAAAATCCACAGCATCCGACGAATACAACAGAGAATGAGACAGTTTCTCCTTCGTCGGTTGAGCCATCCACTGATCTTTTGACGAGTACCAGTACTCCAAGAGGCTCTGTAACAGTTGAACATTCTACACTTCCACCAGTAACACAAACAGTAACGTCCTCATCCGTTAAATCGTCTACAGACCTACCAGTTGGACCAACTACTGAAACCATTACTGAAACTACTGGACTTTCGTCGAGTACACCAGAAAGTGAGACCGTTCGACCTTCTTCACGTGAGCCATCCACCGAACTCTCGACGAGTACCAATACTCCAAGAGGCACTGTAACAGTTGAGCATTCTACACTTCCACCAGTAACACAAACAGTAACATCTTCATCGGCTGCAACAAGTACAGACCTAACAGTTGGACCAACTACTGAAACCATTACTAAAACTACTGGACTTTCGTCGAGTACACCAGAAAGTGAGACCGTTCGACCTTCTTCACGTGAGCCATCCACCGAACTCTCGACGAGTACCAATACTCCAAGAG GCACTGTAACAGTTGAACATTCTACACTTCCACAAGTAACACAAACAGCAACGTCTTCATCCGTTAAATCGTCTACAGACTTACTAGTTGGAACAACTACTGAAAGTGTCACCGGAACTACTGGGCTTTCGTCAAGTacatcagaaaaagaaactgttCGTTCTTCTTCGGTTGAGCCATCCACTGATCTTTTAACGAGTACCAGTACTCCAAGAGGCTCTGTAACAGTTGAACATTCTACACTTCCACCAGTAACACAAACAGTAACGTCCTCATCCGTTAAATCGTCTACAGACCTACCAGTTGGACCAACTACTGAAACCATTACTGAAACTACTGGACTTTCGTCGAGTACTCCAGAAAGTGAGACCGTTCGACCTTCTTCACGTGAGCCATCCACCGAACTCTCGACGAGTACCAATACTCCAAGAGGCACTGTAACAGTTGAGCATTCTACACTTCCACCAGTAACACAAACAGTAACATCTTCATCCGTTAAATCGTCTACAGACTTACTAGTTGGAACAACTACTGAAAGTGTTACCGGAACTACTGGGCTTTCATCAAGTacatcagaaaaagaaactgttCGTCCTTCTTCGGTTGAGCCATCCACTGATCTTTTGACGAGTACAAGTACTCCAAGAGGCACTGTAACAGTTGAACATTCTACACTTCCACCAGTAACACAAACAGTAACGTCCTCATCCGTTAAATCGTCTACAGACCTACCAGTTGGACCAACTACTGAAACCATTACTGAAACTACTGGACTTTCGTCGAGTACTCCAGAAAGTGAGACCGTTCGACCTTCTTCACGTGAGCCATCCACCGAACTCTCGACGAGTACCAATACTCCAAGAGGCACTGTAACAGTTGAGCATTCTACACTTCCACCAGTAACACAAACAGTAACATCTTCATCCGTTAAATCGTCTACAGACTTACTAGTTGGAACAACTACTGAAAGTGTTACCGGAACTACTGGGCTTTCATCAAGTacatcagaaaaagaaactgttCGTCCTTCTTCGGTTGAGCCATCCACTGATCTTTTGACGAGTACAAGTACTCCAAGAGGCACTGTAACAGTTGAACATTCTACACTTCCACAAGTAACACAAACAGTAACATCTTCATCGGCTGCAACAAGTACAGACCTAACAGTTGGACCAACTACTGAAACCATTACTGAAACTACTGGACTTTCGTCGAGTACACCAGAAAGTGAGACCGTTCGACCTTCTTCACGTGAGCCATCCACCGAACTCTCGACGAGTACCAATACTCCAAGAG GCACTGTAACAGTTGAACATTCTACACTTCCCCCAGTAACACAAACAGCAACGTCTTCATCCTTGAAACCGGCTACAGATCTACTAGTTGGAACAACTACTGAAAGTGTTACTGAAACTTCTGGTCTTTCAAGGAGTACACCAGAAAATGAGACCGTTCGACCTTCTTCTCTTGAGCCATCCACCGAACTCTTGACGAGTACCAGTACTCCAAGAGACACTGTAACAGTTGAGCATTCTACACTTCCACCAGTAACACAAACAGTAACGTCTTCATCGGCTGCAACAAGTACAGACCTAACAGTTGGACCAACTACTGAAAGTGTTACCGGAACTACTGGGCTTTCGTCAAGTacatcagaaaaagaaactgttCGTCCTTCTTCGGTTGAGCCATCCACCAATCTATTGACTAGTACAAGTACTTCTGCAGGCACTGTAACAGTTGAACATTCTACACTTCCCCCAGTAACACAAACAGCAACGTCTTCATCCTTGAAACCGGCTACAGATCTACTAGTTGGAACAACTACTGAAAGTGTTACTGAGACTTCTGGTCTTTCAAGGAGTACACCAGAAAATGAGACCGTTCGACCTTCTTCTCTTGAGCCATCCACCGAACTCTTGACGAGTACCAGTACTCCAAGAGACACTGTAACAGTTGAGCATTCTACACTTCCACCAGTAACACAAACAGTAACGTCTTCATCGGCTGCAACAAGTACAGAC CTAACAGTTGGACCAACTACTGAAAGTGTTACCGGAACTACTGGGCTTTCGTCAAGTacatcagaaaaagaaactgttCGTCCTTCTTCGGTTGAGCCATCCACCGATCTATTGACTAGTACAAGTACTTCTACAAGCACTGTAACATTTGAACATTCTACATTTACACCAGTAACACAAACTGTAACGTCTTCGTTAGAAACATCGACATATCTATCAACAGCTTCTAATACAAACCCTCTTACTGAAACTGCTGAGCCGTCAACACATTCACCAGTAACTGATACTCGTTCGTCTTCCTCCATTAATTCATCTACGGCTCCTTCTAGAAGTACTACTTCTGAGAGTGTTCCCGAAACGACAGATCTTTCTACACATATATCTTTAACCGAATCTGTCTTTACTACATCTCCTGAATCTTCAACAAACTTAATATCTGTTTCAACTGCTGGAACCATATCTTCTACTATAGAATCTTCAACTAATGTTAACTCCGTGAAACTGTCGTCTACTTCAGAATCTCCTATGGATAAAACAGTATGCACAACCCTTGGTTTCTTCCCGAATCCCAATGATTGCTCTAAGTTCTTCAGATGTGTCCAAGTTGACGATGTATTTACTAGAATCGATTTCGTTTGTCCCGATGAAACTGTTTGGGATCAAGAATTGTTACGTTGCAATTCTGTGTCTGTATCACATTCTAATTGTAAGAATAGTCCACCAGATATAGATGATGAACCTGATATGTCAGGGGACGATAACATGTGTCCTATTGGAAAATTATCTGGTGATCAAATAGCACTTGTTTGTCCTACAGGATTTCGAAAACATcctaaatattgtaatattttctacCAGTGCACATCTGAGAGTAATTTGGATATTAATATTGCCTTGTTTGCATGTCCCGAAGGTACGATTTACAATCATAATGAAATGCAATGTGTTTTCGCAAGTACGGCTAATTACCGTATGTTTGGCTGTAAGAATGTTCTTTTGAATCCAATGGCTAACTCAGTTCCTATC ttgACCGTTCCATCTACACAGCTTTGTCCATCCGAAGGCTCGTTCTCATATCATCCAGGTTGTTCAAATGCATACTTCAAATGCAAACGCAATCGAAAAGGCTTACTACAAGGCTATCTCTATAAATGTCCTGTTGATTACGTGTTCTCTCCGTTTTCAAGAAATTGCGAACCAGCAAAATATTTTCCACTTTGTTTAAATCCTACTCagaattttcaaacgaattcaTACTCTAGTGGTTTATATTTGACCCATCATAACATCTTTTATATTGGAAAACAATTatcttag